The Mixta hanseatica genome includes a region encoding these proteins:
- a CDS encoding phage virion morphogenesis protein: MDEMQKVDDWLAALLANLEPAARTRMLREVARDVRRIQQQNITAQRAPDGTAWEPRRMSARTKQGRVKRRMFTKLKTAKFLKATANASQAEVSFTRQAQRIARVHHYGLRDRVSRGGPEVKYAARPLLGINGEVETTVQEALLRWLAG, translated from the coding sequence ATGGATGAAATGCAGAAGGTGGATGACTGGCTGGCCGCGCTGCTGGCAAATCTGGAACCGGCAGCGCGCACCCGGATGCTGCGTGAGGTGGCGCGGGACGTGCGGCGCATTCAGCAGCAGAACATCACCGCGCAAAGGGCCCCGGACGGGACAGCATGGGAGCCGCGCCGGATGTCCGCCCGGACAAAACAGGGGCGGGTTAAGCGCAGGATGTTCACGAAGCTGAAAACGGCGAAGTTTCTGAAGGCGACGGCAAATGCCAGCCAGGCGGAAGTCAGCTTTACCCGGCAGGCGCAGCGTATTGCCCGCGTGCATCACTACGGACTGCGCGATCGGGTGAGCCGGGGCGGCCCTGAAGTGAAATACGCCGCACGTCCCCTGCTGGGCATAAACGGCGAGGTGGAAACCACGGTACAGGAGGCGTTGCTGCGCTGGCTTGCTGGGTAA
- a CDS encoding phage tail protein produces the protein MNKPQSLRHALNKAVPYVRENPDRLHLFVDNGSLVATAAASISWEYRYTLNVVVTDFTGDQNLLMAPILYWLRDNQPDALQNPDEREKLFTFEVDILGNGACDLSLNLKLTERVLAREVNGQMQIEAVPEPDEPEEFWTGR, from the coding sequence ATGAACAAACCGCAGTCCTTACGCCACGCCCTGAATAAGGCGGTGCCCTACGTGCGGGAGAACCCGGACCGGCTGCACCTGTTTGTGGATAACGGTTCGCTGGTTGCCACTGCTGCCGCGTCCATCTCATGGGAGTACCGCTACACCCTGAACGTGGTGGTAACGGATTTTACCGGCGACCAGAACCTGCTTATGGCGCCCATTCTCTACTGGCTGCGGGATAATCAGCCCGATGCGCTGCAGAACCCTGATGAGCGGGAAAAGCTGTTTACCTTTGAGGTGGATATTCTGGGCAACGGTGCCTGTGACCTCAGCCTGAACCTGAAGCTGACGGAGCGGGTGCTGGCGCGTGAGGTTAACGGGCAGATGCAGATTGAAGCCGTACCGGAGCCGGACGAGCCGGAAGAATTCTGGACGGGTCGCTGA
- the lysC gene encoding Rz1-like lysis system protein LysC (LysC is an Rz1-like component of a phage lytic system, substantially overlapping although not fully embedded in the gene for the Rz-like LysB component.), which produces MLSGCASDRPSQEVSLTVTGCPRITRCHLPEAAPRSNGDLMRLLDETEAAWANCADKVDTIVNYQEKDDEQTAVLTPRPE; this is translated from the coding sequence TTGCTGTCCGGCTGCGCCAGCGACCGGCCATCACAGGAGGTCAGTCTTACCGTGACTGGCTGTCCCAGAATAACGCGCTGCCACCTGCCGGAAGCCGCCCCGCGCAGTAACGGCGATCTGATGCGCCTGCTGGATGAGACGGAAGCCGCTTGGGCGAACTGCGCGGACAAAGTGGACACCATAGTGAACTATCAGGAAAAAGACGATGAACAAACCGCAGTCCTTACGCCACGCCCTGAATAA
- the lysB gene encoding Rz-like lysis system protein LysB (The gene for this Rz-like phage lysis system protein may overlap extensively with the gene for the other spanin subunit, the Rz1-like protein in the outer membrane.) yields MRALVAVLLMAVAAICVQTWRLDRAEQQSRNQKNALTALEAKLNQKNSQLIALNILTQTNSREQTRLYAAAEETRALLQTRQRHIEDLTRENEAYRRWAAAPLPAVAVRLRQRPAITGGQSYRDWLSQNNALPPAGSRPAQ; encoded by the coding sequence ATGCGCGCACTGGTGGCCGTGCTGCTGATGGCCGTTGCGGCGATATGCGTTCAGACGTGGCGGCTGGACAGGGCTGAGCAGCAAAGCCGCAACCAGAAAAATGCGCTGACTGCGCTGGAAGCGAAACTGAACCAGAAAAACAGCCAGCTGATTGCCCTGAATATCCTGACGCAGACCAACAGCCGGGAGCAGACCCGGCTTTATGCGGCAGCCGAAGAAACCCGTGCGCTGCTGCAGACGCGCCAGCGCCATATCGAGGACCTGACCCGTGAAAATGAAGCGTATCGCCGCTGGGCTGCTGCCCCTTTGCCTGCTGTTGCTGTCCGGCTGCGCCAGCGACCGGCCATCACAGGAGGTCAGTCTTACCGTGACTGGCTGTCCCAGAATAACGCGCTGCCACCTGCCGGAAGCCGCCCCGCGCAGTAA
- a CDS encoding lysozyme, producing MNLQTVRRCTVGVVLAIAATLPGFQQLNTSVEGLKLIAGFEGCRLQPYQCSAGKWTDGIGNTHGVVPGKAITERQAAESLITNVLRTEAALGRCIVTQLPQHVYDAVVSFAFNVGTGNACGSTLVKLLNQRRWAAACRQLPRWVYVNGVFNQGLDNRRGREMAWCLKGAA from the coding sequence ATGAATCTGCAAACCGTTAGGCGCTGTACGGTGGGCGTGGTGCTGGCGATTGCCGCCACGCTGCCGGGCTTTCAGCAGCTGAACACCTCGGTGGAGGGGCTGAAGCTGATTGCCGGTTTTGAGGGCTGCAGGCTGCAGCCGTACCAGTGCAGCGCCGGAAAATGGACGGACGGGATCGGCAACACCCACGGTGTGGTGCCGGGCAAAGCCATCACGGAGCGGCAGGCGGCGGAAAGCCTGATTACCAACGTGCTGCGCACGGAGGCGGCACTGGGCCGGTGCATCGTCACGCAGCTGCCGCAGCACGTCTATGACGCGGTGGTGTCGTTTGCGTTCAACGTGGGCACCGGCAACGCCTGCGGCTCCACGCTGGTGAAGTTGCTGAATCAGCGCCGCTGGGCGGCTGCCTGCCGTCAGCTGCCGCGCTGGGTTTACGTGAACGGTGTATTTAATCAGGGGCTGGATAACCGCCGTGGGCGGGAAATGGCCTGGTGCCTGAAGGGGGCGGCGTGA
- a CDS encoding HP1 family phage holin, giving the protein MTTERISAFITWCIAVAMAWLGEMSLKDISTIVGLALGVLMTLISWYYKRKTYQLLESGRISRSDYESANR; this is encoded by the coding sequence ATGACAACAGAACGCATCAGCGCGTTTATCACCTGGTGCATCGCGGTGGCGATGGCCTGGCTGGGTGAGATGTCGCTGAAAGATATTTCCACGATTGTGGGGCTGGCGCTGGGCGTACTGATGACGCTTATCAGCTGGTACTACAAGCGCAAAACCTACCAGCTGCTGGAAAGCGGACGCATCAGCCGGAGCGACTATGAATCTGCAAACCGTTAG
- a CDS encoding tail protein X — protein sequence MKVRAQQYDSVDALCWRHYGRTQGLTEQVLQANPGLASHGPLLPHGLEVELPDVTPAATAQTVQLWD from the coding sequence ATGAAAGTGCGTGCGCAGCAGTATGACTCGGTGGATGCGCTTTGCTGGCGTCACTACGGGCGCACGCAGGGGCTGACAGAGCAGGTGCTGCAGGCGAATCCGGGGCTGGCGTCACACGGGCCCCTTTTACCCCACGGACTGGAAGTGGAGCTGCCGGACGTTACGCCTGCAGCCACCGCGCAGACCGTGCAGCTTTGGGACTGA
- a CDS encoding head completion/stabilization protein gives MNFVAPEQAPDTPEIIENTPFWPDLNLADFRSAMRTDGTVTAPRLRQVVLTAISEVNAELYDYRARQQQLGYAALADVPAEKLAGQSQRIHHYRNAVWCWTRAVLNERYQDYDATAAGVKRGEALEDATGDLWRDARWAISRVQDRPHSIVELI, from the coding sequence ATGAACTTTGTAGCGCCGGAGCAGGCACCGGACACGCCGGAAATTATCGAAAACACGCCGTTCTGGCCGGACCTTAACCTGGCGGATTTTCGCAGCGCCATGCGAACGGACGGCACCGTAACCGCGCCCCGTCTGCGTCAGGTGGTGCTGACCGCCATTTCTGAAGTGAATGCGGAGCTGTACGACTACCGCGCCCGTCAGCAGCAGCTGGGCTATGCGGCACTGGCAGACGTACCGGCAGAAAAGCTGGCCGGGCAGAGCCAGCGCATTCACCACTACCGAAACGCGGTGTGGTGCTGGACGCGGGCGGTGCTGAACGAGCGTTATCAGGACTATGACGCCACGGCGGCAGGTGTAAAGCGCGGGGAGGCGCTGGAGGATGCCACGGGCGATCTGTGGCGGGATGCGCGCTGGGCCATCAGTCGCGTGCAGGACCGGCCGCACAGCATCGTGGAGCTTATCTGA
- a CDS encoding terminase endonuclease subunit: MSLSPARQHRLRIQAEQAARQGGSVRHAKGYDLMLMQLGEDRRRLKGVQSTVKKAEIKQEVLPKYAHWVDGVLAANGAQQDDVLMYVMLWRIDAGDYAGALLIGRHALKHGWVMPQGFNRNVQTLLAEEMADAAKAALLADTPFDAGLLLQTLDAVGTLDMPDQSRARLHKSLGWLLRESDPATALNHLKTALQLDERCGVKKDIEQLERRLRNAS, encoded by the coding sequence ATGAGCCTGAGTCCCGCACGGCAGCACCGCCTGCGCATTCAGGCCGAACAGGCCGCCCGTCAGGGCGGCAGCGTTCGCCATGCAAAAGGCTATGACCTGATGCTGATGCAGCTGGGTGAGGACCGCCGCCGCCTCAAGGGCGTCCAGTCCACGGTCAAGAAAGCCGAAATCAAGCAGGAAGTGCTGCCCAAATACGCCCACTGGGTGGATGGCGTGCTGGCCGCCAACGGCGCACAGCAGGATGACGTGCTGATGTACGTGATGCTCTGGCGCATCGATGCCGGGGACTATGCCGGGGCGCTGCTGATTGGCCGCCATGCGCTGAAGCACGGCTGGGTGATGCCGCAGGGCTTTAACCGCAACGTGCAGACGCTGCTGGCAGAGGAAATGGCCGACGCGGCAAAGGCGGCGCTGCTGGCTGACACTCCGTTTGATGCCGGGCTGCTGCTGCAGACGCTGGACGCCGTGGGCACGTTGGATATGCCGGACCAGTCCCGCGCCCGCCTGCACAAGTCGCTGGGCTGGCTGCTGCGTGAAAGCGATCCCGCTACTGCCCTTAACCACTTAAAAACCGCCCTGCAGCTGGACGAGCGCTGCGGAGTGAAAAAAGACATTGAACAGCTGGAGCGCCGACTGCGCAACGCCAGCTGA
- a CDS encoding phage major capsid protein, P2 family — translation MKKNTRFAFNAYLQQLARLNGVEIEELSSKFSVVPSVAQTLEDQIQQSTAFLTLINVMGVAEQSGQLLGLGIGSTIAGTTDTTTKEREPTDPTLMAGVEYKCEQTNFDTVLTYAKLDLWAKFQDFQVRIRDAIVKRQALDRIMIGFNGVKRAKTSDRAANPLLQDVNKGWLQKIREDAPDNVMGSSTQDGVTTADPVKVGKGGTYANLDALVMDAVNELIDPIFQDDDGLVVVCGRELLSDKYFPLVNQQQPNTEALAADLIISQKRMGGLQAVRAPFFPANAVLITRLDNLSIYWQEETRRRSVIDNPKRDRIENFESVNEAYVVEDYRCAALVENITLGDFSAPADAGA, via the coding sequence ATGAAAAAGAATACCCGCTTTGCCTTTAACGCCTACCTGCAGCAGCTGGCCCGCCTGAACGGCGTGGAGATTGAAGAACTCTCCAGTAAGTTCAGCGTGGTGCCGTCCGTGGCGCAGACGCTGGAAGACCAGATCCAGCAGTCCACCGCGTTCCTGACCCTGATTAACGTGATGGGCGTGGCGGAGCAGTCCGGCCAGTTGCTGGGCCTCGGCATCGGCAGCACCATTGCAGGCACCACCGATACCACCACCAAAGAGCGTGAGCCGACCGACCCCACGCTGATGGCGGGCGTGGAATACAAATGTGAGCAGACCAACTTCGACACCGTGCTGACCTACGCGAAGCTGGATCTGTGGGCCAAGTTTCAGGACTTCCAGGTGCGTATCCGTGACGCCATCGTGAAGCGCCAGGCGCTGGACCGCATCATGATCGGCTTTAACGGCGTGAAGCGCGCCAAAACCTCTGACCGTGCCGCAAACCCGCTGCTGCAGGACGTTAACAAGGGCTGGCTGCAGAAAATCCGTGAGGATGCGCCGGATAACGTCATGGGCAGCAGCACCCAGGACGGCGTGACCACGGCGGACCCGGTGAAAGTGGGCAAGGGCGGCACCTACGCCAACCTGGACGCGCTGGTGATGGATGCGGTGAACGAACTGATTGACCCAATTTTCCAGGACGATGACGGACTGGTGGTGGTCTGCGGGCGTGAGCTGCTGTCCGATAAGTATTTCCCGCTGGTTAACCAGCAGCAGCCGAACACGGAGGCACTGGCCGCCGACCTGATTATCAGCCAGAAACGCATGGGAGGACTGCAGGCCGTGCGCGCGCCGTTCTTCCCGGCAAATGCCGTGCTGATTACCCGTCTGGATAACCTGTCAATCTACTGGCAGGAGGAAACCCGCCGCCGCTCGGTTATCGACAATCCGAAGCGCGATCGCATCGAAAACTTTGAGTCGGTTAACGAAGCGTATGTGGTGGAGGATTACCGCTGCGCGGCGCTGGTTGAAAACATCACCCTCGGCGACTTCAGCGCGCCCGCTGATGCTGGAGCGTAA
- a CDS encoding GPO family capsid scaffolding protein — MAVKAKRFRIGVEGATTDGREIQRDWLEEMAANYDPKVYTAVINMEHIKGYTPDSPFRRFGVVDALDTEEIQGGLLDGKLGLFATISPTDELVTMTGKMQKLFTSMEVAPKFADTGKAYLIGLAVTDDPASLGTEMLAFSASAAQNPLANRKKHPDNLFTAAVETVIELEEVPDEKPGLFASVTALFRKKQQSDDARFSDVHQAVELIATEHQDFSARTDAALQEQAARTGELEAELNEYKAAFDALQEQLSRQDSRNDYRQRAPGGDAPAGTLTNC, encoded by the coding sequence ATGGCAGTGAAAGCAAAGCGTTTCCGGATCGGGGTGGAAGGTGCCACCACGGACGGACGCGAAATCCAGCGCGACTGGCTGGAAGAGATGGCGGCGAACTATGACCCGAAGGTTTACACCGCCGTGATCAACATGGAACACATCAAGGGTTACACGCCTGACAGCCCGTTCCGCCGCTTTGGCGTGGTGGATGCGCTGGACACGGAAGAAATCCAGGGTGGCCTGCTGGACGGCAAGCTGGGGCTGTTTGCCACCATTTCCCCTACCGACGAGCTGGTCACCATGACCGGGAAAATGCAGAAGCTGTTTACCTCAATGGAAGTCGCGCCGAAGTTTGCTGACACCGGCAAAGCCTACCTGATTGGCCTGGCGGTGACCGACGACCCGGCGAGCCTCGGCACCGAAATGCTGGCCTTCAGCGCCAGCGCCGCGCAGAACCCGCTGGCGAACCGCAAAAAGCATCCGGACAACCTGTTTACTGCCGCCGTTGAAACCGTCATCGAGCTGGAAGAGGTGCCGGATGAAAAGCCAGGTCTGTTCGCCAGCGTCACCGCGCTGTTCCGTAAAAAGCAGCAGTCCGACGATGCCCGCTTTTCGGATGTGCATCAGGCGGTGGAGCTGATCGCCACCGAACACCAGGATTTCAGCGCCCGCACCGATGCCGCCCTGCAGGAGCAGGCAGCACGCACCGGCGAGCTGGAAGCCGAACTGAATGAATACAAAGCCGCTTTTGATGCGTTGCAGGAACAGCTGAGCCGTCAGGACAGCCGCAACGACTATCGCCAGCGCGCACCGGGCGGCGACGCACCGGCAGGCACCCTGACCAATTGCTGA
- a CDS encoding terminase ATPase subunit family protein: protein MTTIMTPDDLDPRRQAMLLYFQGYRIARIAEMLGEKPATVHSWKKRDKWGGYGPLDQMQLTTAARYCQLIMKEQKEGKDFKEIDLLARQSERHARIGKFSNGGNEADLNPKVANRNSGPRKPPEKNVFSDEQIEKLQEIFHGSMFGYQRQWWDAGNKHRIRNVLKSRQIGATFYFAREALMDALTTGRNQIFLSASKAQAHVFKQYIIEFAKEVDVELKGDPMTLSNGACLYFLGTNARTAQSYHGNLYLDEYFWIPKFQELRKVASGMALHKKWRQTYFSTPSSLTHSAYPFWSGALFNRGRAKADRVDIDLTHPNLSPGRFCDDGQFRQIVTVEDAVRGGCNLFDLDQLRLEYSPPEYQNLLMCEFVDDLASVFPLTLLQACMVDSWEVWTDFEALALRPFGFREVWIGYDPAKGTQNGDSAGCVVIAPPAVPGGKFRILERHQWRGMDFRAQAEAIRKLTQQYNVTYIGIDSTGVGLGVYENVKMFFPAVKEFVYNPNVKNALVLKAYDIISHQRLEFDAGHLDIAQSFMAIRKAVTASGNRPTYEASRSEEASHADLAWATMHALANEPLQGEAAHTRNIMEIC from the coding sequence ATGACCACGATAATGACGCCCGACGACCTCGATCCCCGCAGGCAGGCCATGCTCCTGTACTTTCAGGGATACCGTATCGCCCGCATTGCTGAAATGCTGGGAGAGAAGCCTGCGACCGTTCACAGCTGGAAGAAGCGCGACAAGTGGGGCGGCTATGGCCCGCTTGACCAGATGCAGCTCACCACCGCTGCGCGTTACTGCCAGCTCATCATGAAAGAGCAAAAAGAAGGGAAAGACTTCAAGGAAATTGACCTGCTGGCGCGCCAGTCCGAGCGCCATGCCCGCATCGGCAAATTCAGCAACGGCGGGAACGAAGCGGACCTTAACCCGAAGGTGGCGAACCGCAACAGCGGACCGCGTAAACCGCCGGAGAAGAATGTGTTTTCAGACGAACAGATCGAGAAGCTACAGGAGATTTTTCACGGCTCGATGTTCGGCTATCAGCGCCAGTGGTGGGACGCGGGAAACAAGCACCGTATCCGCAATGTGCTGAAGTCGCGCCAGATTGGCGCCACCTTCTACTTTGCCCGCGAAGCGCTGATGGATGCGCTGACCACCGGGCGTAACCAGATTTTCCTGTCGGCCAGTAAGGCGCAGGCACACGTCTTTAAGCAGTACATCATTGAGTTTGCCAAAGAAGTGGACGTGGAACTGAAAGGCGACCCGATGACGCTGAGTAACGGCGCGTGCCTGTACTTTCTTGGCACCAACGCCCGCACCGCGCAGAGCTACCACGGCAACCTGTATCTGGATGAATATTTCTGGATACCGAAATTCCAGGAGCTGCGCAAGGTGGCGTCCGGCATGGCGCTGCACAAGAAATGGCGACAGACCTACTTTTCCACGCCGTCCAGCCTGACCCACAGCGCCTATCCGTTCTGGTCCGGCGCCCTGTTCAACCGGGGCCGCGCCAAAGCGGATCGCGTGGACATCGACCTGACACACCCCAACCTGTCGCCGGGCCGCTTCTGCGATGACGGCCAGTTCCGCCAGATTGTCACGGTGGAAGATGCGGTGCGCGGCGGCTGTAACCTGTTTGACCTTGACCAGCTGCGCCTGGAGTACAGCCCGCCGGAATACCAGAACCTGCTGATGTGTGAGTTTGTGGACGACCTGGCGTCCGTGTTCCCGCTCACGCTGCTGCAGGCGTGCATGGTGGACAGCTGGGAGGTCTGGACCGATTTTGAGGCGCTGGCCCTGCGCCCGTTCGGCTTCCGGGAGGTCTGGATAGGCTACGACCCGGCCAAAGGCACGCAGAACGGCGACAGCGCCGGGTGCGTGGTGATCGCCCCGCCTGCCGTACCGGGCGGCAAGTTTCGCATTCTGGAGCGCCACCAGTGGCGTGGCATGGACTTCCGCGCCCAGGCGGAAGCCATCAGAAAGCTGACGCAGCAGTACAACGTGACCTATATCGGCATCGACTCGACCGGCGTCGGCCTGGGCGTGTATGAAAACGTGAAGATGTTTTTCCCGGCGGTGAAGGAGTTCGTCTACAACCCGAACGTGAAAAACGCCCTGGTGCTGAAGGCGTACGACATTATCAGCCATCAGCGGCTGGAGTTTGACGCCGGGCACCTCGACATCGCGCAGTCATTCATGGCGATCCGCAAAGCCGTCACGGCCAGCGGCAACCGCCCCACCTATGAAGCCAGCCGCAGCGAGGAAGCCAGCCACGCGGACCTTGCCTGGGCAACCATGCACGCGCTGGCAAACGAACCCCTGCAGGGCGAAGCGGCCCACACCCGCAACATTATGGAGATCTGTTAA
- a CDS encoding phage portal protein, with translation MTGAPAAEAFTFGDPVPVLDRRELLDYVECVVMDRWYEPPVSFDGLARTFRAAVHHSSPINVKRNILTSTFIPHPLLSQQAFSRFVQDYLVFGNAYLEKRTNRLGGLLSLEPALAKYTRRGIDLDTYWFVQYGLTTQPYQFTPGSVFHLMEPDLNQEIYGLPEYLSAIPSTLLNESATLFRRKYYLNGSHAGFIMYVTDPAQSQEDVDSMRKAMRSAKGPGNFRNLFMYSPSGKKDGIQIIPLSEVAAKDEFLNIKNVSRDDMMAAHRVPPQMMGIIPNNTGGFGDVEKASRVFVRNELIPLQKRLEELNEWLDDEVIKFREYDL, from the coding sequence ATGACCGGCGCACCGGCGGCGGAAGCGTTCACGTTTGGCGACCCGGTGCCGGTTCTCGATCGCCGTGAACTGCTGGACTACGTGGAATGCGTGGTGATGGACCGCTGGTATGAACCACCGGTAAGTTTTGACGGCCTGGCGCGCACGTTCCGCGCCGCCGTGCATCACAGCTCACCGATTAACGTGAAGCGTAACATTCTGACCAGCACCTTTATCCCGCATCCGCTACTCAGTCAGCAGGCTTTCAGCCGCTTCGTGCAGGATTATCTGGTGTTTGGTAATGCCTATCTGGAGAAGCGTACCAATCGTCTCGGCGGTCTGTTGTCGCTGGAGCCTGCGCTGGCAAAATATACCCGGCGCGGCATTGATTTAGACACCTACTGGTTTGTGCAATATGGCCTGACCACGCAGCCCTACCAGTTCACGCCGGGCAGCGTTTTTCACCTGATGGAGCCGGATTTAAACCAGGAGATTTACGGCCTGCCGGAATACCTGTCTGCGATCCCCTCTACCCTGCTGAACGAGTCGGCCACCCTGTTCCGCCGGAAATATTACCTTAACGGCAGCCATGCGGGCTTCATCATGTACGTAACCGATCCGGCGCAGAGCCAAGAGGACGTGGACAGTATGCGCAAGGCGATGCGAAGCGCGAAAGGGCCAGGCAATTTCCGTAACCTGTTTATGTACTCGCCGAGCGGAAAGAAGGATGGCATCCAGATTATCCCGCTATCAGAAGTCGCGGCAAAGGATGAGTTTCTGAATATCAAGAACGTGTCACGTGATGACATGATGGCCGCGCACCGCGTACCGCCGCAGATGATGGGAATTATCCCGAACAACACCGGCGGATTTGGCGACGTGGAGAAGGCCAGCCGCGTGTTTGTGCGTAACGAACTTATACCTCTGCAGAAGAGACTGGAAGAGTTAAATGAGTGGCTTGATGATGAAGTGATAAAATTCCGGGAGTATGACCTTTAG